The Styela clava chromosome 3, kaStyClav1.hap1.2, whole genome shotgun sequence genome includes the window CGAGAATATCGTACGGCTGGATTATTCGGCACCGCTTCTGATGTCATTCTTTTCACACCCAAAAGAAAATAGAGGGGTTAGCTAATTCCGTGTTTTGTTATGTTATTACGATCCGTTTACCTTCCACCATAAGAAATCTTatcatattttatgtattttataaaatgttattgATTATGTAAGAGGTCGTGACCTTTCCCGCCAAACAGCGCAGCATCTTGTTTCTGTGGTAAACAGACGCTTTGGGGGTAGTTGCTGGAGCGTGTTCGCAAGCGTGGGGTCACTGTTCATCTTTCTGTCTTTTGTGAGTTATATTGACTTAAATTGGAAAGAACGATTTGACtttggaatatattacagacatTAAGAGGTCCACACGATGGACGGGTTTCAAAAAGTTGAGAAGATTGGCGAGGGAACATATGGCGTTGTTTACAAGGCCCGAGATAAAGTGACTGGAAACATGGTTGCTCTGAAAAAAATCAGACTGGATACGTGAGTTCACCATACTGAATTAATTTATATGTTGGTTAGCAGTTGCTTGTTACTTCCCTTATCATTAATTTCTGGGGTCTAGTGTGGATCATATCTAAAGTACCAGTAccgtacttctagtgggtgtagcataacaattttcgCATATGTTAATccttttaatttgaatttctcATTGCTGCATTGTCACAACTTTTGCAATTTTAGTGAAACTGAAGGAGTCCCAAGTACAGCAATCCGAGAGATTTCACTTCTGAAGGAGCTTGATCATCCGAATATAGTGAAGTGAGTTATTAATGCATTGGGTTAATGAATAATCAAGTACATACCTGCATACTGCTGTATACAAGTCATTTATGATctcaaaatactgaaatatgcaGATTCCTCATTGTATAATTACATGGCAATGTAGTATTGTAGTAGGGCACTTCTGAACTACTAAGGTCagaatgatatattttaaaatgaaaaaagacaACATTGTAAAATATGTAATGTTGCGAACAATTAGAATCATtgatttcaggattttattattatttttgtgcaAATCTTACAATCTAAATGGCTGACTCTCTTTATCAAATGATTGTATATACAGTATTTCGGTTAAGACATCTTTAATTAAAACgatcaatttattttcaggttGCTTGATGTGATACACAATGAGAAGAAACTTTAtcttgtttttgaatttttatcgCAGGATCTTAAGAAATATATGGATTCACAACCAAAAGGGCTTCCCTTGCCTTTAGCAAAAGTATAAGACTATGTGTTATTCTAGTAGtactttttttattactgcaagtGTCATACTGATCACTTCCGAACAAAGCGCATACACAAGATGAAATGTGCCACTTTTCAATGCCAATATGGAATGTATTTTTAATCAGATTTGGGTTTATTACAAGCCAAACTACTTATTGAagacaaataataatttgaCTAATTTATTATTTGCACGAATATAATCGCCAGTGTGTCATTTCATAATGTTCTCGACTTTTTGATTACTTTAACTTACTACATGCAGGCTCGGTGTTGTGGCTTGCGATCACATCTCTGATTATAGGATTGCTTCActgccgcagggtggttcacataactgaTGGTCGATTACGACTTCCCACagcatcaagtccatgcatctgaaacaaataaccgaCTAACTAATCTCTTGCTCGACATAGACTgataaccggacaagaggccgtggtacGCCATAGGAATAGGCTATTTTATCGCCTTCTCTCttcctcaggataaatatgaaaatcctattctacATTAGTGGTTCTCCTAAATTTATTGTACttttcaatgaatttttattatatgggtaaaataaaataatttttttttagagttACTTGTATCAACTTCTGCAAGGGATTTCATATTGTCATTCTCATAGAGTTCTTCATCGAGATTTGAAACCACAGAACCTACTAATTGATAAGAACGGTTGCATTAAACTTGCTGACTTTGGACTTGCAAGAGCTATTGGAATGCCTGTACGAATGTATACACATGAGGTATGGTAGTAGGCGAATCCAGCTATCAGTTGGGGTTGCATGGGATTAACTACCCTTTTTTTCTCTATGCACTTGCGCAAGTGGATACGTATATtgcaaggatgttgtagcaagaatatagatgactattctatttaattcaagagtcctggATTGAATAGAATTCTATTATAGTatgcatatattttataatggaaaagcaatttttttctgtaggATGAATTGTTAAAAAGATTTTATGAGGATAATCTTCTATTCGTACAATAGATGTTTTTCATGAACTatttattttgaacatttttgagtattttataggaaacaaatattgaaCTGTTTTTCTGGTCTCTTCTAAACTACTTTTATATGAAACTGGATTGTCATTTTCGGtatcttttattattatatttcaggTAATCACATTGTGGTATCGACCCCCTGAAATATTGCTGGGAACTAAAATGTATTCGACATCGGTAGACGTTTGGAGTATTGGATGTATATTTGCTGAAATGGTAAATGCTTTTTTTGTACCAATTTTTTATACAATGTTCTTTCGTGTCTTCTCTTCGAACAAAGAGTAAAACAAGCAGCCACGGATGTGTGAATGGTaactatttttgaaagaatAGTAATCTTTCCAGTTTGTTTCTGTTATTTGTCCAATCTTTGGAGGATCATATTCATACACACAGTCTGCACTCTGGATTTTGCAGttcaaataaatatgtatttcaatGATACACTAAATTGTATTAGTAAAAAAACTACATTTCTGTATCTTATGTGAAACATCAAGATTCCTCTCTGGGTAGAAATTCCTCACTGACGGGAAAACATTGCATCTTGTTACTCTGTGAACAAACCACTTGATCAAATCATCTTTTCCGTTGCAGGTTCATAAGAAAACACTGTTTGCTGGAGACTCTGAAATTGATCaattatttcgaatatttcgTACACTTGGCACACCTGATGAATCCAATTGGCCAGGTGTTACTTCTATGCCAgatttcaaaactaaatttcCTAAATGGCCAAGACAACCAATCGCAAAAGCGGTACCAGAACTTCCACCCAGCGGCATCGAAGCACTAGAGGTTAGTAATTATTCAAGGTAGTGTAGAGACTTTCTCTTGGCAAAAGTGAAATTatagtattgaaaatatataccttagtttaatattttcaatgcTCATTCAAGCTTTTTGCTCCAACAAGGCTCTACATAAGCTGGCACTGATTTGGAAGGACCGAATCATTCTGGTTCAGCATTACCTATCCATTTTTTTCACCCTGAGTGAGGTGgagggcatgggatttgaactgaattgtgaaatatgtggcaCCAGCACAGTTATTAAGTTGAACACTTTTACCGCTAGGCAGTTTGGCAtaatttatgacaaaatctgCATGGATTCAGATAGTATCTTTATTTTATCTCCCATCATAAAATGAACTAAAATTCGTATACATCATTTTCAAATGAAGTTATGTTGCGTTACATTTGGCAAGAATGAATGCAATGCTTGGATTGATTGGAGTTATTAGTCTCAAATCTTATATGTTCCGAACATGATTGTGAGACAATTTGACGTTTCCCGTCCTTCACTGAAAATTCTTGACTTCTGATCATTCAACATGAAGAATGTTACCTGCAATTTGTAAACTTCGATAATGGCAGGGAAATAATTATAACTATTCTACATCATAGATAGTGCTGTGACGCCAAACTTTTGCATTTTCctcttcaaattttttctttctcCTTATCTCTGCTGAGTGCAATGCAAATTTTTTGTACATTTCAGTTGCATTTATCTGCGATACATTTTGAATCAACAAAAATCTTATGTTATTTAAATTTCAGTTGATGCTGGTATATGATCCTCTGCAACGAATATCAGCCAAACAGATGCTCAATCATACTTTCTTTTCCGAAGTTTTTCTACAGAAACCAGATATTTGTTAAGATGCTTCCAAAATACATATCTTTAATTACACCAAGGTAGATAGCTATGAACGCTAAATGAGCTTTTATGTGTGCATTTCTGTTATTCTTCACCATGTTTAAATTGTTAAATTCAATAGATTTTGTAAATAGTCAGCTGGTGATTTAGCAGGATTATTTTTCGGCTCAGGTTTGGTGACTCCAATTTCCGGATTTTCTGAAAtcttgtaaaatattatttagcGGGGCTCTACTAAAACTCTCTAATATATTGAACCCCTGTAGTTTACTTGAACCAGGGTCGTCTTAAACGAATCGAATATAAAACTACTTATATCGAGAAAATTAGTTATATTCTAAATGTCTCATTATTGTTTGGTATTTTGTAGCCTTGTGCTATTGACACCTAACTATCAGGCCAAAGCATTTAACCTCTTAATCAGAGAATATGCTTTATAAATATACAATGATATCCTCACCTAACACTTTCAGAATGGACACAGAATATTAGATTATATACCGGTAGATTGGCCATCCCTGAGCTGAGTCCTGCTTAAGAACCACTGAGCCAACCATTTCTTTACTTAATAATGTGttgttttcgttttattttagtttgaatattttattatgatttttgtTTAGATTTGTATCTTTCACAATGTTGTTTTATAAGCTTTTCGTAGCTTTTACTGGCGCCTTTTCTTAGCCTTTATTACATCATAGTGGTTGCACTGTTTGTTGTATCGCTTTTGTATTGTACTTTTAAGAATGGGGTTTTAATGATTTCTGATCCTAATATGCTGCATGTGCCTTGACGTTTGTATTTTTAGAAATGGATAGTTATCCTTCCTTTTGTGTCATATTggcaataaatatttaaatacttagttattcaaaaatttgcacCAATGTCAATTATTcgaattcaataaaattatgacatatGTATATTTTCAGATTCATAATTTAGTCAtctcaattttaaaacattgtgaaaatggcaaatttcaagtaaaatttattGCTCATTTCAGATCCCATTAAAACGAGTACCTTGACAATCATAGTTTACGTAggtatttgtaaaatttttatttcgcTCACTTTTTACTCCTTTGGGTGCTTGATACCCTATTTTGTAAAGAAGTGGTTGTTCCATATATACATTCTTCCATGTATAGGTATACTATTTGAATTATTTGTTCTGAAGCCAATCATATGTTACTCAATCATCATTTTGAGGTCACCAATGAGTGCTTTTATAACATTAGCAATCATATATTCAGATTCCAGGTGCATCAGTGATTCATTTCTTTGttagaaaatattaattttcaataaattattcaaaaataagctTAAGAGTGGATTGAAAATTTCTACATGGGGTTTGCTAGCAACTCAGTGTGATAATAGACATAACATGATTAGACCGTTATCTGGAGACTTCTCTCAGACTACACTGcaatggttcccaaccttttgtGCTAAATTTCTCTCCTCGCCTGTTTTAGAACTCTCCCTCCATGCATGGTGCATAAATACctcatttatttattcaatcattattaATGGCTCCGCAGCTAGTGTAATGCAGAAGTCGCACTCCTGCTTTCGTATAGTTGAGTAGTTTGCAAATGTGTGCGCAAATATTACAGTAACAATAAATAACAGAAGAATATTAGTGATACATCCACAAATACCTCTCAAGAACGACAAAATTCCTTCCCGGTTTCAGAACAACTGAACCCAGGCTTGGTAAAATTGAGTTAATCTCAAGGCCGGCTTTGACCAACTCAGTGTTTAACTGATCTATTCaggattattttaaaatgattgcTGAAAACCTTTGTTCAATACCAGCCAGTTTGAGATCAATTCAGAACAGTGTATCATCAGATTTTAGCAATGCTTGTCTAACCAATCTTTCCAACTCACCATCTCTAATAATATTGGCTCGGAGGTGTAGCACATAATGCTAAGCGTCTCTGATTATCTTGCCTcactgctggtcggttatggcttcctccaccaacaAGCCCATGCTCCGACCAACTAATTCCATAACCAACATGAAATATTAACCAGACAATAACTATGCAAATCCTCTTATTATTAAGCACAACAGTTTGCACCATAATAGCAGAGGCAGTTCAAGcatctagaccaggggtgggtaGTGTTGGGGTCGGAGTGaaaagtaggtagggtcgcaaacaggctatggggtcgctgaggtatggtagaggatagATGTACAAAACATTTAGGATTTAACAAATCATGTTGAATTttgcagtttgtaccatggcttccTCTAAAACAGGACCTCGCCTcgcactgtttggttttagcttattttactcaataccaccacatgaccaaactcaaaagtccagtgaaagaagctctaaagttacatgaataaagtatatattgacctggggtcgcactggacacttgaaagttgtctttggggtcgtcctgaaaaaagcttgggaacccctgatttagaCTATATATTATGTTACAGATGTGTTCTGGTCTCCATTGTTTGATCACACTGGCAACAAGCCTGACATATATCAACAAAACGTGTTGCATTGAAAATTCGTGTTTGatgtcacatttgaaaaaaaaagagaagAAACATTGAATCATAATAATCACATGCGCATAAAAAGTATTCTGCTGCAAAGACATGCAAGATAACATTgccattatttttgttttgagttCAGTCAAATGTATATTCTTTCAGAACCTGTTTTCCAGGATTGCACAAGGCATCTTTGCCAGAGACACATTCTATCAAAATTTAATCCAAATCAAGCTATTTATTTGACAACCAAAATACAGTCAGCAAACTATTTTCCATCAGGGATGTCCATAACCCCCcgatttaattatttaatattctAGAAGTCTTCAATACGAACATAATCCAACATATTTTGTGACAGTTGTTTTGCTAAACCCTGAGAATTTTACGGATCAGGCAGAACTTGGTATTTCAAAATGTCCAAACGCCACCGGCCATAGACAGCATCCTATGCAAAATACAgaatgttttataaatattgtcaGTAGCCTTATGGTGGCTAACCTCTTAATTTTATAACttacaatcaaattaaaaccaaaattGAAAGCCTGAAACATCAAATTTCAAATGTGTGTCTTCATTATCAATGATAACCATACCCAAATGAATTATCCCGTCCCCAACAAATACAAAACTGACCATGTATAAATTTGATACAAACCATTACCAAAATATGTTGTTCATGATCATTATTATGATATATTTACTCTCCAGATAGAGGCACTTTCAGTACATTTTCCTAATTTCTACAAATGCTATTTCTTGCCtgatttattattcaaaaaaatatttggacatCCCTGGACATAAACATCCATATTTCAGGATTTTGTAGAGATAGGAACAATATCTGATAAACAATCGACACACAAAACATGAAACATTTATCATCTAACTTAAACATTATTACTAATAAATTCCTTCAGAAATTGTCAAATACATGATAAAGCACAAAATAAACAAACTGGTTGTAAGTGTGTGATATATACACAAATAGATATAATTTGTCTGTTCCAAATCCCAAAACCTGGAACGCTTTCGGAAATATGTCAGTATTCAGGCTATTCTGAATTCATTGATAATAATTAAATAGCTTTCATGAATTGAATTCCAATATAATGATGAtttggtactccagaagtatgtgaaccaaggtggcggacaacaaaacgtagtatgtgtaccaggttaggcaataatttgattccaattctccttattttagttctattacgagttcggggactagccaagtgactcccatagaatttgtacctgaaattatggcctaaccctaacctggtacacatacttcgttccggtgtccgctatcttggttcacatacttcaggagtaccgatgATTTTATATTTGACAGGATCATAATTTAATCATGATTCAATATCCCAATAGATCaagttgttatatatttttaattacgaTGAACACACAAAATTTAATCAGTTAAAGTCAAGACCTAATATTATATCTTTCATGAAACACTTGAGTATGTTGGCCAAAtagataatattatttatttattgccgTAAGATGTACCAAATTGAGCATTCCAAAGAACGCCTACATCAATTGATTATTgggtagtgtgtgtaccaacttAGGCCGtaatttaattccaatttttcttattttagttctcttacgagttcggggaccgtttgtgttagccaagtgaatatacctcctgcccataggttttagtccctttacacaacttgatgttaagaaggcgaacaaaattagttacctccatattgttacacatacttctggaacgccgaTTATTGTTAGCTTTTACATTACAATCAAAGTGATTACAAAAACTTTTAACTCTCATAAGTTCAACGCAACAGCCAGTGACAGAAAGCCATTGCTTAAAATTTGAGACAACTTCAGCTCCAATATTTTCACTAATTCTTTGTATGAGAAAAGTCTGGTTTACAAAACTGTTTTCCACAAATCACTTTCAACTACATTTAATTCATTTATCAACTTTTGTGACAAATTTCCTTCCAAGAAATATcctatttaaaaatttgagtacacacacacacatgaaCAAACATTGAAATGACGATACACACACTAATTCAAAGTTTGgtaataaacaaaaatagaTTAGAGTCCATTATTGAATAGTACAAAATCTATCCTAAAATTCATTGCAGTATGTCAAACTTTTTTGTTATTTGCGCAGAATTTTCGACATCTATcaggatttttttcaaacaattgtATCAGACCTAAATCTCACCATACAAATGCATTTCAAATAAACTGTTTTCCCCAACTAATAGATACCATGCCTTATGAAAAATTTTCACTTTTAACTACCAGTATATCAACGTAAAATCAAAAGATTTTCACAATGACAGATTATAAAGTAAATTATTGACGGAATATGTTAGATACTGGTCGGGGTGTCCAAAATAAGTCCGCTGAATTGCTGTAGGATTACAAAATCTCAAAGCGCTGGGAGTTGAAATTTTCAACAGGAGAAAAATAAAGTTTTCACATTGGCAGAGTTTTCGAAGCGAAtcctgatttcaaaattggCATGGAATATTTATCAAACTCTGCAGCTGTGCATTCGAACAATGAACCATTCATTCATGTGCCCCGAGTTTATTTTGGATTATGTGGTTACTGTGGTAACTCCTTTTCACATGAAGCATAATGAATATTCATATCTGGAGTACTTGCAGTACAGAAGATTGAAACAGGACTATTGACAACCCTCACCAGTAAGTAACATTCTAGATGTAAAACGTGAACATATACAAGGTTTAATAATTCGCATTTATTGagcaacatttaaaataaacttttcCCTTTTTGCAATGATACCACTTTACTATTATATTTCGGTCCATATGGATAACATAAACGAATGGCACATTTGGGTTGTATCTATCAAGTTTTTGTCAGTTTTATGTAAGTTATCACATTTATTGAACCCTAACCCCTCAAATCCCATTttcagaagaaaaaaatataccaTCTACATATACGACATTATAGTTTTCTACAAACATGTTTATGTGAGAAGAAAAAAAGCGTGAAcattatttggcaaaaaaatgaaactgaCAATAAATGACACAGAAATCGCGATGTCAATAGTAAATGTAAAAAAGAGCCGCGAGAATAAATGTGGAAAAGAGCAAAAATCAAAGAAaacaattgcaaaaaaaattgaaaagtagaACTTCAAACCAATACCATAGAAAGAGCGTCAAACACAAGTAAATTTGCTATTAGAAATTATTTCCAAGATTTAGAATATTTAGCCATTTGGAGAGGATAATTAAGTAAATGAAAACGTGCGAGTGACAAAATAAGATTGTACTTTAAAATTGTACTAAGAAATTCTTATTGTTTTATCACTTCCTAAACTGGCATATATTAAGTTCGGGCCATATATAACACTTATTGAATGCACTCTTTCTACTGTTCATAACTGTCCAAGACTAAATTTAATAACCTATAtataatgatgaaaatattgaatcaCTACGTAACCTCCATTGGTTGATTATTTTTACTACTTTTGCTGTTTAAACCCGGCGAGTCATTTACAATATTATCAGTCTGCGTATTCAACGGGGCAGGTGTTTGTCCTCCGTCTTTATTTATTACGCATGACTGCTCAACTATTGGAACATTTTTGGCAGAAAGCATACCAGTAGCATTGTTTTTCTGTGGATGTGTTATTGATATCAATGACTTTGGCGTTGAATTAGTTCTGTTATCTGAAACCAAAGCTATATGTGGCAAAGCCACGGCTGATTTATTATTAGCATTGTTGATAAGAGAAGTAGCTTGCTTTGAATTCGCTATATTAATCGTTCGAGTTACTCCTACTGTAGGTTGTTGTCCACGAGGTCGTTTTGAAATAACGGTCAACGATTTATTGGTCGTCCCCATTTTAAACCCTTGATTAACAGGATGGATTTGTATTCCCGTTGCTACACCTGCTGGACCGAGTTTGAGGATATTTGGACCAGAACCTGACGTTACCCAAGCCGATCCAGTGTGTTGCGAGGCTTGGGAAGCAGTCAGTGTCCCAACGTTTCCATCAGGGTGTTGTTGCAGTGTGAAAATCTGCCCCATGCCACTCGCGGATGTTTGTACTCTTGCAACATTAATGCTGACTGTCTTTGTCTGGTTTAAATTTATTCCGCCAGCCGTTCCACTTTCCAGGCCAGGAGCGCCATGTTGGGGCAGACTCGAAGCTAATGTACCACTAGCTGGAGTAGCGATTAAAATTGCTGAAGCATGTCCGCTGCTATTGGGTATAGAAAGTTGGGACAATGTAGCATGTTTTTGCGGTGTCGAGGGTGTTAGCGCTAAGTTTAAAGACTGTTGCCCCAAAAGTTGGGTTTTATATTGCGGATGTATCAGTGATGAATTAACTGTCGATAAAGTCAATGGAACACTGGAATTCTGAATTTCATTCCCAGCATGTTTCGACTGATGGATTCTAGATGTTGGAGTTACAAAACGTGTCGTTGGTGTAATGAATACAGTACCGGTTGCACCGTTTGAGTTATCACCGGAGTTTGTACCTTGGCTGTTGATTGTGTAAGAGCTTGCCAGGAGGGGATGAGAATCTGAATTACTATTCACCATAGCACTGCTACTAGTTACTGAATTCCCTATTCTCAAGGTTGCCATAACAACGGGCATAGTTGTTGATTTTTGCAATGCCGTTGCATTGGTCAAACCATCAAGCGTCATTCCACTTTGATTTGAGTTTTTGTTTAATCCAATACTCGAGTGAGGTTGGGCCATTGTTAATGAAACTACTCCGCCTGAAGTCGAAGACCCACAAAACGTTGTTAAGGATTTTGACGTTGGTCCAGTGACAGTGAGAGTTACAGATGTACTTGTCGTTGATTTAGCGTGTAAACTGGAAACAGGCATGAGAGTGGCGTGCATTTTTTCATTGCCTTTCACTCCAAACAGTTTCGTATGATCTATTGTGAATTTACTGATAGTTTTCGGTTTTTTAACTTTTGGTGAAGATTTATCGAGCGCCGATGTTAAGTTTGTGACGTATTTTCCAGGCGAAGTTACTGGTAATCCACCAATCAGAGTCATAGCCACTGGAGTCTGACGAGCAGGCATTCCGTTTGAGGTGCTAGGTGAACTTGCGGATACGACATTTAATTTAAGCTGCTTCCCAGCTTTTACTCTTTGTTTATTTGGAGaatctgaaaaattaaaagagaactattaataaaaatttcgaacttaaaaaactaaaaaaaaaaattgagaatcaGATAGGGTCAAATTTAGTCGAGGGTCAAATTTAGgacgaaaaaaaattgtttagcAGGTATAATTACATACCTGATGTCATTAATGCTGACACGGCAAATAAAGCAGATGGTTTGTCCAATTGCCAACTGGGTactaaacaaagaaaaaaaagtatGTCCAAAATTTGACTTTACAGAAAATCATTTACATACAACTGAGTATATTATGTATAAAATTGCCTATATAAGGTATGATCAACCAAAACTAACTCAAAAAAGTGTTCACTTATGCAGAAGAGTTATATATATGTTACAAATAAACATTGGGAACAcatttaataatattcaaatttaataataccCACCATAAGATACTCACTCAAAAGTACTACGAGCTAATCTAATCAACTACGATACATACCTAGTACACGTTTGTGAGGTGTGGTCCTATGTTTCTGAGGTGACGACCTAAATGAAACAATGGTATGTTAGTCTTCAACAAATGTTAGATAGATTGTGCATACTATACCAAATGGCAATGATATACAGTAAATTTATATCTAATTTCTATTCTAAAGTCTGTCTCCAAATGGAAGAAtgacaaaaaaacttgaaacttACTTGTGTGGGGACTTCTGTAGAAGCCTTTTATGAAGTAAATCTGAAAAACAGAAGgcttgttttaaaaaattaaatactatTAACTTCtaaattccaaaattattttatatcttgTGGGAGCCAGGAGAGTAAAGTGACTGTTATACGCAATACAAGTATTTATGAAAAGTGccaaaaaagttttgaatttcaTAAACTTCCAAAAATGCCCAATTAGAAAGCAATTAGAGCCAATCAAATCTGTTTATGAAGAAATTTATAGCGGTTTATAAATTGTGTAGCGTTATTGTCAACAAAGAAGGGTTGGAGCTAAATACACTGCAAATAATATATAACCAAATATAGAAACCTGTTCGTATATTTTCATCTGTTGTCATAATATCAATAGTTTCGGAATCCGATGAATCCACAGGTTGAGACTTGGTCGCTGTGATGTatgtattaataataaaatcagGTGAAAAATAAATAGTTGAAGATATGGCCAAAAACGgattattttgaatacattctaaaatgatattttcgACGATGGAATATTCAATGTATTTTAAATTGGGTCACAATCAACAAAGTGCACGTAAAAAGC containing:
- the LOC120342247 gene encoding uncharacterized protein LOC120342247 isoform X1 codes for the protein MSKLSFRARALDATKSMPIYRKHEVSDLPDYSVLNRAVPQMPTGMEKEEESEHHLQRAISAQQVYGDKKVMVIPVPEAELGVEYYNNIYKKQFRVPKQYIHNQAQALNSIMEQEKPDYDMDSEDERWVKDTNKRTGLDISEIQFEEMIDRLEKSCGNQVVTLQEAKLLLKEDDDLIKAVYDYWLQKRAKPAGGAVTFHVRQERRDGSSSGDSYVAFRRRTEKMQTRKNRKNDEASYEKMLKLRRDLSRAVTILEMIKRREKGKWELLHLTLEIAEKRYQMKDWDGKSLKMAKREVAVGSGNLKAINRTKHLSGNKSALGLAGTSASKQRVKSDLERKEKRRSKKNKHDRLRLPSASVASSISSSTNQPVAAGSGSLTSNVLRPSPHKPSQHPPAHGSTPKSPGSTFTYEHVFDTMRQYEFHSSDEDTARPKSPTSGSVAPSSVADERKKNPDGLYAFRRKPGCKYNAPRDELSGDHWPWMTEDRHRYSLTTLTMPEKCMGFCRRRVGRGGRVMLDRAYTPWNKQLSEIDLHPEANHLPHKPNLQELLEEIKHGRWRRYRPYDPLSHKAHKLKLQQEQQDNRKLSDLKPFGHSSTSPMMTPVKQHSSSKKATKSQPVDSSDSETIDIMTTDENIRTDLLHKRLLQKSPHKSSPQKHRTTPHKRVLVPSWQLDKPSALFAVSALMTSDSPNKQRVKAGKQLKLNVVSASSPSTSNGMPARQTPVAMTLIGGLPVTSPGKYVTNLTSALDKSSPKVKKPKTISKFTIDHTKLFGVKGNEKMHATLMPVSSLHAKSTTSTSVTLTVTGPTSKSLTTFCGSSTSGGVVSLTMAQPHSSIGLNKNSNQSGMTLDGLTNATALQKSTTMPVVMATLRIGNSVTSSSAMVNSNSDSHPLLASSYTINSQGTNSGDNSNGATGTVFITPTTRFVTPTSRIHQSKHAGNEIQNSSVPLTLSTVNSSLIHPQYKTQLLGQQSLNLALTPSTPQKHATLSQLSIPNSSGHASAILIATPASGTLASSLPQHGAPGLESGTAGGINLNQTKTVSINVARVQTSASGMGQIFTLQQHPDGNVGTLTASQASQHTGSAWVTSGSGPNILKLGPAGVATGIQIHPVNQGFKMGTTNKSLTVISKRPRGQQPTVGVTRTINIANSKQATSLINNANNKSAVALPHIALVSDNRTNSTPKSLISITHPQKNNATGMLSAKNVPIVEQSCVINKDGGQTPAPLNTQTDNIVNDSPGLNSKSSKNNQPMEVT
- the LOC120342250 gene encoding cyclin-dependent kinase 2-like, with the protein product MDGFQKVEKIGEGTYGVVYKARDKVTGNMVALKKIRLDTETEGVPSTAIREISLLKELDHPNIVKLLDVIHNEKKLYLVFEFLSQDLKKYMDSQPKGLPLPLAKSYLYQLLQGISYCHSHRVLHRDLKPQNLLIDKNGCIKLADFGLARAIGMPVRMYTHEVITLWYRPPEILLGTKMYSTSVDVWSIGCIFAEMVHKKTLFAGDSEIDQLFRIFRTLGTPDESNWPGVTSMPDFKTKFPKWPRQPIAKAVPELPPSGIEALELMLVYDPLQRISAKQMLNHTFFSEVFLQKPDIC
- the LOC120342247 gene encoding uncharacterized protein LOC120342247 isoform X2 → MSKLSFRARALDATKSMPIYRKHEVSDLPDYSVLNRAVPQMPTGMEKEEESEHHLQRAISAQQVYGDKKVMVIPVPEAELGVEYYNNIYKKQFRVPKQYIHNQAQALNSIMEQEKPDYDMDSEDERWVKDTNKRTGLDISEIQFEEMIDRLEKSCGNQVVTLQEAKLLLKEDDDLIKAVYDYWLQKRAKPAGGAVTFHVRQERRDGSSSGDSYVAFRRRTEKMQTRKNRKNDEASYEKMLKLRRDLSRAVTILEMIKRREKGKWELLHLTLEIAEKRYQMKDWDGKSLKMAKREVAVGSGNLKAINRTKHLSGNKSALGLAGTSASKQRVKSDLERKEKRRSKKNKHDRLRLPSASVASSISSSTNQPVAAGSGSLTSNVLRPSPHKPSQHPPAHGSTPKSPGSTFTYEHVFDTMRQYEFHSSDEDTARPKSPTSGSVAPSSVADERKKNPDGLYAFRRKPGCKYNAPRDELSGDHWPWMTEDRHRYSLTTLTMPEKCMGFCRRRVGRGGRVMLDRAYTPWNKQLSEIDLHPEANHLPHKPNLQELLEEIKHGRWRRYRPYDPLSHKAHKLKLQQEQQDNRKLSDLKPFGHSSTSPMMTPVKQHSSSKKATKSQPVDSSDSETIDIMTTDENIRTDLLHKRLLQKSPHKSSPQKHRTTPHKRVLDSPNKQRVKAGKQLKLNVVSASSPSTSNGMPARQTPVAMTLIGGLPVTSPGKYVTNLTSALDKSSPKVKKPKTISKFTIDHTKLFGVKGNEKMHATLMPVSSLHAKSTTSTSVTLTVTGPTSKSLTTFCGSSTSGGVVSLTMAQPHSSIGLNKNSNQSGMTLDGLTNATALQKSTTMPVVMATLRIGNSVTSSSAMVNSNSDSHPLLASSYTINSQGTNSGDNSNGATGTVFITPTTRFVTPTSRIHQSKHAGNEIQNSSVPLTLSTVNSSLIHPQYKTQLLGQQSLNLALTPSTPQKHATLSQLSIPNSSGHASAILIATPASGTLASSLPQHGAPGLESGTAGGINLNQTKTVSINVARVQTSASGMGQIFTLQQHPDGNVGTLTASQASQHTGSAWVTSGSGPNILKLGPAGVATGIQIHPVNQGFKMGTTNKSLTVISKRPRGQQPTVGVTRTINIANSKQATSLINNANNKSAVALPHIALVSDNRTNSTPKSLISITHPQKNNATGMLSAKNVPIVEQSCVINKDGGQTPAPLNTQTDNIVNDSPGLNSKSSKNNQPMEVT